gatttgtgtgtgtgtgtgtgtgtgtgtgtgtgtgtgtgtgtgtgtgtgtgtatatatatatatgtgtgtatatatatatatatatatatatatatatatatatatatatatatatacacacacacacacacacacacacacacacacacagataaaatgTTTGCCTTCAAGAATAGCTTTGATGGCTATGTATaggtataaaaaaataactgttaAGTACCCAGTGCCATGTATCATAATGTACTTGTCAAGCCttattgtacatttatttattttttttacacattattgCCTACACAAGCCCAAATCCAATGCAGCATTTTGTGCTGAATCAACAGTTGACCAAGAAAgttggtcccccccccccccccccccccaactgcATACCTCCAGTTGTCTGCTACAGAAGTGTACAAGTGCTGAGTGACCTGTCCGTGCTGTGCATCACAAATCTTCTACCCTTGTGCAGCCTTGATTATGCACAAACAGAACtgaggttgttttgttttttgtttttttttatcaatttcGGTATAACAGAAATGTAACTGAGAACATGGTCTTTCCATCTGAAATAAATTCAGATCACTTCGATTCAGTTCTATTTAtttagcgcttttaacaatgaatattgtcacaaagcagctttgcagaaatctGGAAATAGATTTAAATgggtccctaatgagcaagccagaggtgacgatagcaaggaaaaactccctgagacgacatgggGAAGAAACATTGACAGGAATTAGACCCAAAAGGGAAGCCATCCTCATCTAGGTGCgcacggtggcttggtggttagcatgttcacctcacacctccaaggtccgtggttcgattcccaccggggccacgtgtgtgcggagtttgcatgttctccctgtgtgagggtttcctcccccagtccaaagacacacatggtaggctgattggcatgtgagtgtgtatgtgattttgccctgcgatggactggcaccctgtccagggtgtaccccgcctcgtgcccgatgctccctgggataggctccaggttctcccgcaaccctgaagaaggagtaagcggtagaagatggatggatggatgaacattATAATCAGTTTAGAGATCATGTATTTCAAGAAATCTTCTTGAATTTTTACATATGGCTTCATAAATGCTTTACTGATAAAATGATTaagcatttcattataaaaatGCACACTGAATGTTTATGAAATATGAGTTTATTTTCTGAATACACAGGTAGATATGAATTATTTAAGCTTTAAAATATCAAACTATCACCTTCTGCTGCTTGTTTTATAAAAAGACTTAACCATAATGTATATGACACTCATTTAATTTAGTCACTTTGTGTGTCTAGAATTGAATATCAGCTTGTAAAAGTCtcaaagaaataaaagcattcCATGTGATTCATAATGAACTACTGTATAATTGGCATGATTGGCCAGCTATTTTAAAATGGTATTTTCTACcaaataattaactgattaTCAAGGGACATCAGCTCTGTTCATAGTGATCATGTTTGTATGATCTTGAGCAAAGTCAAAATAATAAAGTATGTTgtgttttgaaaatgtatttaactTGTACTTGGAATTTACACAAATCTTCATTTATAAgtacaaatgaaaatgtaaacaaaataaaaagaagctacgtttatttatttatttatttatttatttatttattttctttgttttttaaatagggAACACATATCCAGATTAATGTGCATTTTCAGGGAAATTCActttaaaatgtgattaaaagtCTTTATTAGTAAGAGTAATTTGAAAAGCATGTTGTTTACTGATTGAGAGAGAATGAACTAGATATGAGCTGAAGAAATGTgagctgctcttttttttgctgGGAACAAATAAACGGAGGGAACCAAggtgacagtgtgtgttaggCCCTAAATATCTCCAGCTGAGCTCCACACCCACTCTATGCCACCAATGCACATTTCTCCAGCAACACGTTCCTCATGGTGCACCAATCAGATTTGTCTTTGCTCTGATCAGGTGCAGAGAGCTTGACTGTGTCTAACTGTAGCAGAAGATATTTTGACTCAATATCAGACAAGGTAACTTGAGCAAGGATAGAAATAGAAACGAAACATCTAAGAAATCTGCTTCTTCTTTATTGGTTCTgtcaataaataatttatttgtaatataGCACCACTCTAATTACTAATATCGTTCAattgtttttagatttttgtGTTGTGTATACCTTCATTTGAGGGCAATACAGAGAATATTAATAGTTCATATCAAGGCTCGCTCTTTGCTGACTGAAGCTATGGGTTGACCCAGGAGTTAAGCCAGACGTGTCAAGTGACAAATTGCTGAAGGGGGAACGTAATAAGGGGAATAAGAGCGCAGTGAGAAGGACATCCGCAAAATGGGGAACACCATGTTCAAAAGCAGATGACTGAGCATATCAAGCAacaaatgtactgtattttctCTAATCCTTCAGTGTATCCAGCTGTCTTGCATGAGTAGCATCTACATTACATTATTTTGAAGTGATTTTGCAGTGAATAGCAATTTTAGAACATATTCTGGATAACCATATCAATCCATTCATAGCAGGTTGGTACATGAAACAGAAACAGTAGATAATTGTTATTTACTGAGGCTTATCATAAACATACAGTGTGcaataaatgtaaacacacCTATTCTATTCCGTAGAGTTATTAGGCTGCCTACACTATTTTTTGTTGAAGTCATGGTAAATATTCCATGTATTGACCATGATCCCCAGCTCTCATTAGAAGCAGTACTAAAATTCATCTCACCCTGCAACCTCCAAAAAGCACTGTATGGTGGCAAGATCACTACATAAAGTACTCTTCtttcattattgtttatttttgcactgaGACTGAGGCAGAGGCACTGTGCTGTATTACACCCATTACAGCTCTCCTTATAGACACAAGGCTAAGTATTGTTAAAGCCAGTGGGGTGAGCATGGCCTAATACCAACTGATCTTATGATCTTACCACTTGTCGGACAGGCAAAATcacaatgaaatattttgttataatcgttgttgttttttttgtttattttttaactccAGTCAGGAACTTCAGCAGTTGACTGCTTGGGCAGTTTGACACAGACAGCTTAGGCACATCTTGCATAATTAGGTCATTTACTAGCTGTTGAGAAAGTGACTTTGATGAGTGTCAGAGAACATACATACAGCCCAGAGAGCTGTCTGGAAAACTCTGGAAAAAGTGCCAAGTCTTGCCTGCATGATCATGCAGTCTTGTTGTGATCAGTGGCATGGGGCTGTAAAGGGCCACTCAGACATTGACACAATTTTTAATAGCTTCCAATATGCACTCGTTTCCCTGCCTTCCCCATGCTATCATGATCAGTTACTGACTGAGAAACAAGCTCATGTTACGATGACCTTTTCATACACTGTTGACACAAGCAAAGAAATCAGAGAGATGTTTTTGTGGGCATCGGTGTCAGTGTCTCATCAGCACAAAAACTAAAACATGTTCAAAATACTGTCTTTTTGCTTAGGTGCTAATTtagcatatttttttaaaacttcatCTGTGACGCTTGCCTCAGAGCAGACAGTAAAATGTCAGATCTGTGTGGCTGTAAATGTGACTTTTGCGATACTGCAACAGCTCAAATACAGTGTGTTGTAATTCATTTCGTCAGTACAAATGGCACAATGTAGTGGGGTTTCAAAAGCAGTTACTTCAGGAACTAATGAGTGCAGGCAACTTTGTGATGAggctttaaatttaaattaaacagtgtcctccaaaagtattggaatgttttgtgggttgtttttttttggtatacaATGAAGACATTTCGGTTTGGGTTCAAAtgatgagacaatagatcagaatttcagctcctgatatttacatctaaacgCGTTAAACAATTTGGACCACAGCACtctttgtttgaacccacccatttttcaaatgatcaaaaatactggaacatgtgactgacaggtgtttcttgttgcctaTGTGTGCTctgtttgattgattgtttaaacaattaatagctatGGATGTATAGTCTtggtttgatgcagttattgcaagcaagggatggtcactggcttgatgcagttattgcaagcaagggatgtTATTGCAATAAGTTATTgcaatcaaaagatgaatatgagaagttAGCCAAGATATCCTAATGGATATCTGAGCTaacttctcatattcatcttttgatctcaaacccaaatgtcttcagtgtagaGCAAAAACAAAGAATTTGCTtcgctgttccaatacttttggaagcaactatatatatatatatatatatatatatatatatatatatatatatatatatacacacacatacacacgtttCATGTGTATGAGTATTACAACTGTACAATCAGTTCATAATAGAAAAtgtaacaaagtaaaaaaatattagaTGGCATTGAACAACTTAGCAAAACAAATCCATTTTTTGATTTGTATCCTGATATTTACTTTCACAGAGATTTTGATCTGATTTTGTAGCTTTAGTTCAGAGATTTGTTATACCTTTACAAAAGTAATTGAGGAAGTTGAAGGAAAAATAAACTACTGGTACAAAAGTTAGTTACTTATAGAAGTTAAACATATTGACACCCATGACAGTCAAAACAGtgcattattaaatgttttgcaCAGCCCTAATTATTCAGCCAAGAAATTATTTTATCCAATAGGCATATATTTTACACTTTGTCATGCTAACCTAATTAATTGGACTACACTGCAAGACAAGATTTTCTtcaattttgtatttgttagcCAGATACTTATGTTCTTTATGGCAAGCTACATGAAGTTCAGATCAATGTAAACTTTCAGTTTTTAACACTTGCACTGAACTCATGATCTTTTACAGTTTGTTCTAACTTCCCATTGTTTAAACACCATTGTACCTTGAAGAGGGGAAGCATTATCTGAACAGCCACAGTTGAGAGAACTGTTGCTATGGGGAAGTGCTAGGAGAAAGAAAGACTCAGGTGTGTAGAGGAGGACAAGGCTGATAATGTTTATggaggccacacacacacacacacacacacacacacacgcgctgtTTGCTCAAATCATCCACACAAAGCCTAGGCATGGAAGTCAGCAGTAGGACCAACTCCAGGTTTGGGAATTTGCACTTTAGTAAGGGTTTGGCAAATGATTGCCAGTGAGGTAGCATTCAGGTTTAAACATGCCAGCAGAAATGCACATTCCATTCAAACCCCAGTTAAGTTAACCACAGAAAGAAGCTCCAGTTAAGATTAGATTGCCACAGTCTTCAAGTAATAACCAAGGAGATACAAGAACCAATGTAAAAATTCTGCTTTATTTGTTATActatttcattacatttcatataaaaaagtaaatatttaggGCAAACAAAAACGTGGCAACAGTAGTACTCGGACAGGTCAAACAGACAACACAACGTTCATCTCCATGGGACATCTCTGGTTGGAGTGTATAAGAGCAGCAAGCTAAAATGAACCTTTGTTAAAAACTCAGCCTGGGGATATTACAGGACCACATTCTGCAGAATTTAGGTTCATgggaagaaagaaacagaataaCCAGCATTCAGGTTCTGCCCAACATAACCCAAACTCTGAAGAAAGACTTTGTAACAAAGCTATAGTAGACTTTTAAAGCCACATGGTATTGTATAAAGGGAGCCCTGGCATACACCGACTTAAATGAAGACACTTCATGGAACTAACAGCAACAAGAGTCTTTAACTTAAactcctcccccccccccccttttaattACACAGCTTTTATGTTCACCCCCCACCATCAAAAGCAGTACTTATGACTAGTTGTGCAGAAATAAATTTTAGGTCTTGCTTAGAAGCAGAAGGTTAAGCAAGAGTTGATGGGTAAGACTAGATGTGCGAGTCCACTGCTGGAGCTTTATCCCTCAGCCAAGTGTAAGTAGTCCATGTTCAGCTTACAGGTCATCGGCCCTATCGTAACAGACTCCCGCCACCGATTTCCCTCTTGTAGCGGTTCGTGAGGTGATCTGCTTGGTCTGTGAGCTTGGATAAGACCCCGAAGAGTCCACGGAGGTGGAAATGGAACTGGCTTTCCAAGTCGGTGTCATCTTCTGCTTGTCCGCCTGGGACCTGCTGCTCCTCCTGCTTCACCGCCATCTCCAGGAAGCTGGCGCCGCCTCCCATGTCGCGTTTCAGCAAACCCCACTCCATCTCATTCTTAATGGACTTCAGCAACAGATAGTGCTCATACATGTCCCTCTGTTTGCTCGAGAAGGACAGCTCACTGTTGCTGTGCATCGAGGTGTCTCCGTCCAGCTCCTCCAGTGGTACGTCCCGCAGTAAACTAGGCACCATGATGGTCTCGTCCATGTTGTTGGCCGCCGCGAGGAAGCGGTTCATCACGTTTAGTAGCGAGTGCTTCTGAAGCACGGCGTCTGATGTTACTTGCATCATGATGTCGGAGTTTGAACAGTTAACGGAGTGCGAGTGCAGCTGGCTGTGAAAACCTGGGGAGGTAGAAGTGAATCAGGAAGAGGCCAGCTGTAGACACACGATGGAGTAAAACCAGCGGTCATGGATTCGTTAGCATGCAAAAACTAGCTCACCATAAACATAAAATTCACGATTAAGAAGAGTTGCATTTCGTAGAAGACAACATGTAGCTGTTTTGTGTTGTACTAATGTATTTCTAAAGCATTTCGAATGAGTAGTTTTATAGCTTTTTAAGTTATCTGAAGCCTTGGATTAACGTTAATGTTTAGACAAGCCGGATGACCAAGCCCTTCAGTAGGAAACTCCACACAAAGATTGACGCACACAGAAAAACACCGTGCTAGTATTAAAGACACTGAATAAACACCGCAAAGACTAacctggataaaaatgacacttGGAATACAAATATCCCCGACTCTCTGGTTGCTCCAGCTTGACTCTACACACCGGAGAAGAATGACTCTTCTGTCAGGAACTGCAGTAGGAGGCTTTTATAGCTCTGACTCGCCGAGAGTGAGCGACTCGTCCAATAGTGTCGCGTTCAGAGCATGATTGACATTCTCAGTAGCCAATCCAGCGCCACGACATCATTCTAGGATACGCCCTTGAATTGAGAAAGTATTTTTCTCTTGTCAAATCCGACCCGTCGTTATCTTTAGTGAACTCTAAACCAGTCATTGCTGTGAACCCAGTGTGAAGGGAGAGGCGGTCTGGTAGTGATGGGAATTCTGGCTCAGTTGACCGATAAGAAACGACTCTTTCGGCTCATTCGACACAACTTTTTGTTCCACAACGCGCACAGTCTCCATGATTATGATGGGTGGTTATTTTTCTATGCCCAACTATGACTGATGTTGTGTCATGAAATCGTACTCTACCTTCTAgctaacaaaataagattaCCTTGGAATACATTTGATAAAATATGTGTAAATAATTGTCGAATAGGCATTGACAAACACAATAAGGATCCTTGGATTAATATTACTGAGCCTGTGGTCTCCGTGCAGGCTTTATTATCTGTGAAGCTTTATTTCCCTCTATCCTCATAACTGACTACAGACTCTTCAAGCAGCAGCAAGGGTCCTCTCTGTCTCGCTGCatcagagaagtgtgtgtgtgtgtgtgtgtgtgtgtgtgtgtgtgtgtgtatatatatatatataaatatataatgtgtgtggaTTAAGTTAGACTGCGAGAGTAGCAACATTGCCTACATCCacaaaggagagaaagagaatcagattttattctgtaattttacacattttatccTTCTTTTTTCACTTATGTATATAGTGCCTTTACATTATCcttaatttgtacattttatttaaattgcaaTTTTCAATCtgttagtattttattttgtctaatttcatttctctttttaCAATACCCTTCAAATAcaaatgcagagagagagagagagagagagagagagagagagagagagagagagagagagagagagagagagagagagagagagagagaagcagcaaGAAGATGGGCTCATGAATATTTTgcttttaatgttgttttgaAATAGGATAGACATTCAGTTTTGAAGGATTCGAGGACAAGAAGACTTcctcttccaaaaaaaaaaaaagccagaccAATAAAGTAACTTACACTAGTTTATTCTTTTTGATGTATAATACATGCTGTTCACACAACTCAAAGCAAGCTATTAACACTGGATTATCATTGACATAATACAGATACTACATGCTTTAAAATGTTAACTTAGACATACGAGACGTTGAAACGTAATAATTGAGTTATGTGTCACACCAGCGGACTTAGAAATGCCAGTGTttcacaaaaaggaaaaaagaagaaaaaaagcagaaaactgGAATCACTTCAGAGTAAGCACTCTATCAGGGCAGATGTGCCCTCTGCTGTTGTGTTGCAGGGAATGTGAATTAACAAAAACATATCATCATAATAAAGCCACTCAATCAACAAAAgcaatacatatatttataataaactgACTGTCATTATGATGCATCACTGTGTTAATGTTAGTGAACCTCATTCATATTAAATGTTGACCCATAAAGAAGGATCTAAAATTCAACATATTTTGATAAGGCAATAAGGCTTGAATATACAATGCCACCTCATATCAACATAACCCCAATTTATTTAGCTCTACTCAAAATTAATTGATTTTGACCTA
The window above is part of the Ictalurus punctatus breed USDA103 chromosome 8, Coco_2.0, whole genome shotgun sequence genome. Proteins encoded here:
- the mid1ip1l gene encoding mid1-interacting protein 1-like, which produces MMQVTSDAVLQKHSLLNVMNRFLAAANNMDETIMVPSLLRDVPLEELDGDTSMHSNSELSFSSKQRDMYEHYLLLKSIKNEMEWGLLKRDMGGGASFLEMAVKQEEQQVPGGQAEDDTDLESQFHFHLRGLFGVLSKLTDQADHLTNRYKREIGGGSLLR